A genomic window from Pantoea alhagi includes:
- the rsmB gene encoding 16S rRNA (cytosine(967)-C(5))-methyltransferase RsmB, protein MKKTVNLRSLAAQTLERVVEQGQSLSNLLPVAQKNLSDKDSALLQELCFGVLRTLPLLEAAIKQLMSRPLTGKQRSLHFLIMVGLYQLLYTRIPAHAALAETVEGATVLKRPQMKGLINGVLREFQRQQPDLMTQLEQSPQRFLHPAWLLKRLQLAWPEQWQQIVEANNQRPPMWLRVNRQHHSREQWLALLQESGNNATPHPVYPDALMLEAPTSVGQLPGFERGWVTVQDASAQGCVTWLAPQNGERILDLCAAPGGKTTHILEAAPDAHVMAVDIDAQRLQRVYENLKRLNMQAEVKQGDGRFPDQWCNDTQFDRILLDAPCSATGVIRRHPDIKWLRRDRDISELAALQREILDAIWPHLKAGGTLVYATCSILPEENHLQIASFLERHQDAEHIPLSDDSTIGLQCFPHPQDGDGFFYAKLIKR, encoded by the coding sequence ATGAAAAAAACGGTTAATCTCCGCAGTCTTGCGGCCCAAACACTTGAGCGCGTGGTAGAACAGGGACAATCACTGAGCAACCTGCTGCCGGTGGCGCAGAAAAATCTCTCCGATAAAGATAGTGCGTTGTTACAGGAACTCTGTTTCGGCGTATTGCGCACGCTACCGCTTCTTGAAGCAGCGATTAAGCAGCTTATGTCTCGCCCGTTAACCGGTAAACAGCGCTCCCTGCATTTCCTGATTATGGTCGGCCTGTATCAGCTGCTTTATACGCGTATCCCGGCTCACGCCGCGCTGGCTGAAACGGTTGAAGGCGCCACCGTATTGAAACGGCCCCAGATGAAAGGCCTGATAAATGGCGTTTTGCGTGAGTTTCAGCGCCAGCAGCCCGATTTGATGACGCAGCTTGAGCAATCTCCACAGCGCTTTTTACATCCGGCCTGGCTGTTAAAACGTCTGCAACTGGCATGGCCAGAGCAATGGCAACAAATTGTGGAGGCGAATAATCAGCGTCCTCCAATGTGGCTGCGCGTTAATCGTCAGCATCATAGCCGTGAACAGTGGCTGGCATTGCTGCAGGAAAGCGGCAACAATGCGACACCTCATCCCGTTTATCCCGATGCTTTAATGTTAGAGGCCCCTACATCGGTAGGTCAGCTACCCGGTTTTGAGCGGGGTTGGGTCACGGTACAGGATGCTTCAGCTCAGGGCTGCGTTACCTGGCTTGCGCCACAAAATGGAGAGCGTATCCTTGATTTGTGCGCTGCGCCCGGCGGCAAGACTACCCATATTCTTGAAGCAGCGCCGGATGCGCACGTTATGGCTGTAGACATCGATGCGCAGCGATTGCAGCGTGTTTATGAAAATCTTAAGCGGCTGAATATGCAGGCAGAAGTAAAACAGGGCGATGGGCGCTTCCCGGATCAATGGTGCAACGATACGCAGTTTGACCGCATTTTGCTGGATGCTCCCTGCTCTGCAACCGGCGTCATTCGTCGTCATCCTGATATTAAATGGTTACGGCGCGACCGTGATATATCCGAACTGGCCGCGCTGCAGCGCGAAATCCTGGATGCCATCTGGCCTCATCTGAAAGCTGGCGGCACGCTGGTTTATGCCACCTGCTCCATCCTGCCGGAAGAGAATCATTTGCAGATTGCAAGCTTCCTGGAGCGTCATCAGGATGCTGAACATATTCCACTTAGTGATGATTCAACCATCGGCCTGCAGTGTTTCCCGCATCCACAGGATGGCGATGGATTCTTTTACGCTAAGCTAATAAAAAGATAA
- the trkA gene encoding Trk system potassium transporter TrkA, which translates to MKIIILGAGQVGGTLAENLVGENNDITVVDKDATRLRQLQDKFDLRVVQGHGSHPRVLREAGAQDADMLVAVTSSDETNMVACQVAYTLFNTPNRIARIRAADYIRDAEKLFIPEAVPIDHLISPEQLVIDNIYRLIQYPGALQVVNFAEGKVSLAVVKAYYGGPLIGNPLSIMREHMPHIDTRVAAIFRQDRPIRPQGSTIVEAGDEVFFIAASQHIRAVMSEMQRLEKPYKRIMLVGGGNIGYGLALRLEKNYSVKLIERNQQRAAELAELLQDTIVFYGDASDQELLAEEHIDQVDLFIAVTNDDEANIMSAMLAKKMGAKKVMVLIQRRAYVDLVQGSVIDIAISPQQATISALLSHVRKADIVSVSSLRRGVAEAIEAIAHGDETTSRVVGRLVEDIKLPPGTIIGAVVRGDDIMIANNNLRIEQGDHVIMFLTDKKFVPDVERLFQPSPFFL; encoded by the coding sequence ATGAAAATAATCATTCTCGGAGCAGGCCAGGTAGGCGGCACGCTGGCAGAAAACCTGGTGGGCGAAAATAACGATATTACCGTGGTGGATAAAGACGCCACACGTCTGCGTCAGCTACAGGATAAGTTCGATTTACGCGTGGTTCAGGGACACGGTTCCCACCCGAGGGTATTACGTGAAGCGGGTGCGCAGGATGCCGATATGCTGGTTGCGGTCACCAGCTCTGATGAAACGAATATGGTTGCCTGCCAGGTCGCTTATACGCTGTTTAATACGCCAAACCGAATTGCGCGCATTCGTGCTGCCGACTATATCCGCGATGCAGAGAAGTTATTTATACCGGAAGCGGTGCCTATCGATCACCTGATTTCACCCGAGCAGCTGGTAATAGATAATATTTATCGTTTGATCCAGTATCCCGGCGCGTTACAGGTGGTGAATTTTGCTGAAGGTAAAGTGAGCCTGGCTGTGGTGAAAGCCTATTATGGCGGGCCGCTGATTGGTAACCCGTTATCGATAATGCGTGAACATATGCCCCATATCGATACGCGTGTTGCAGCCATATTTCGTCAGGATCGCCCTATCCGTCCGCAGGGTTCAACCATTGTCGAAGCTGGCGATGAAGTCTTTTTTATCGCTGCCAGCCAGCATATCCGCGCAGTGATGAGCGAAATGCAACGGCTGGAAAAGCCCTATAAAAGAATAATGCTCGTTGGCGGAGGCAATATCGGTTACGGCCTGGCGCTGCGGCTGGAAAAAAACTACAGCGTGAAACTGATTGAACGTAATCAGCAGCGTGCTGCCGAGCTGGCAGAGCTGTTGCAGGATACGATCGTTTTTTATGGTGATGCTTCAGATCAAGAGCTGTTAGCAGAAGAGCATATCGATCAGGTGGATCTTTTTATCGCCGTTACTAACGACGATGAAGCAAATATCATGTCTGCGATGCTGGCTAAAAAAATGGGTGCCAAAAAGGTTATGGTGCTTATTCAACGGCGCGCCTATGTCGATTTAGTCCAGGGCAGCGTAATTGATATCGCCATCTCCCCACAGCAGGCAACTATCTCAGCCCTGCTTAGTCATGTTCGTAAAGCCGATATTGTTAGTGTGTCATCGCTACGCCGCGGTGTTGCTGAAGCTATCGAAGCGATTGCACACGGAGACGAAACAACATCCCGCGTTGTTGGCCGTCTGGTTGAAGATATCAAACTGCCTCCGGGTACCATTATCGGTGCCGTTGTACGCGGTGACGACATTATGATCGCAAATAATAATCTCCGTATTGAGCAAGGCGATCATGTCATTATGTTCCTGACGGACAAAAAGTTTGTGCCTGATGTGGAACGTCTTTTCCAGCCCAGCCCGTTTTTCCTGTAA
- the mscL gene encoding large-conductance mechanosensitive channel protein MscL → MSFLKEFRDFAMRGNVVDLAVGVVIGAAFGKIVSSLVANIIMPPLGLLIGGVDFKQFKWILKPAQGETPPVVMEYGIFLQNIFDFIIIAFAIFIAIKLMNKLHKKKEVEKPVAKPSAEATLLTEIRDLMKEQNNKG, encoded by the coding sequence ATGAGTTTTTTAAAAGAATTTCGTGATTTTGCAATGCGTGGCAACGTTGTCGATCTGGCCGTTGGTGTGGTTATCGGTGCTGCCTTTGGCAAGATTGTTTCATCTCTGGTTGCAAACATTATTATGCCGCCACTGGGATTGCTGATCGGTGGGGTAGATTTTAAACAATTCAAATGGATATTAAAGCCAGCTCAGGGAGAAACGCCACCGGTCGTGATGGAGTACGGCATCTTTTTGCAGAATATTTTTGATTTCATCATCATCGCGTTTGCGATTTTCATTGCTATCAAATTGATGAATAAACTGCACAAGAAAAAGGAAGTAGAAAAGCCGGTCGCTAAACCCAGCGCAGAAGCAACGTTGTTGACTGAAATCCGTGATTTAATGAAAGAACAGAATAATAAAGGCTAA
- a CDS encoding alternative ribosome-rescue factor A: MSGYQHKKGKIKNNAIEALLHDPLFKTRVEVNVKGKGSYRRKAKHNKAGWEASGKADFTTGLLVGENASGAILPAKTYAFIQHSAGI, encoded by the coding sequence ATGTCTGGTTATCAGCATAAAAAAGGTAAAATCAAAAACAATGCCATAGAGGCTTTACTGCATGACCCTCTGTTCAAAACGCGGGTCGAGGTGAATGTAAAAGGTAAAGGCAGCTATCGGCGTAAAGCAAAACACAATAAAGCAGGCTGGGAGGCCAGTGGTAAAGCAGACTTTACCACTGGCCTTTTAGTTGGCGAGAATGCATCTGGCGCGATACTGCCGGCGAAGACTTATGCATTTATTCAGCATAGCGCCGGGATTTAG
- the zntR gene encoding Zn(2+)-responsive transcriptional regulator has translation MYRIGELARLAAVTPDTIRYYEKENMMDAPARSAGGFRLYNDDDLRRLKFIRHAKQLGLTLDAIRDLLSIRIDPAHHTCQESKNIVQARLHEVEIRIAELQMMQRSLQCLSDACCGSAHTSLDCSILESLERGTVKKGELNPGKH, from the coding sequence ATGTACCGTATCGGTGAGCTTGCCCGGTTGGCTGCCGTCACGCCAGATACCATTCGTTATTATGAAAAAGAGAATATGATGGATGCGCCAGCCCGCTCGGCTGGGGGATTCCGGTTATATAACGATGATGACCTGCGGCGTCTTAAATTCATCCGGCACGCTAAGCAGCTAGGGTTAACGTTAGATGCGATCCGGGATTTACTCTCGATCCGTATCGATCCGGCACACCATACCTGTCAGGAGTCTAAAAATATCGTACAGGCTCGCCTGCATGAAGTTGAAATTCGTATTGCGGAACTACAGATGATGCAACGTTCCCTGCAATGTTTAAGTGATGCCTGCTGCGGTTCGGCACATACCAGCCTTGACTGTTCTATCCTGGAAAGCCTGGAACGGGGAACGGTAAAAAAAGGTGAGCTGAACCCTGGCAAACATTGA
- a CDS encoding DUF1992 domain-containing protein, which translates to MWLIDQLAEQHIREAQQRGELQGLPGEGAPLILDDDSHVPPELRAGYRMLKNAGYLPPELEIRREALELNDLLKQLDPDEIAQSDHLKRLRLLEIKLLQAGLNTDFLSGEYRNAIAQRFAGE; encoded by the coding sequence ATGTGGCTAATCGATCAACTGGCTGAACAACATATTCGCGAAGCACAGCAGAGGGGCGAGCTTCAAGGTTTGCCTGGAGAAGGTGCTCCACTCATACTGGATGATGACAGTCATGTTCCACCAGAGCTTCGTGCTGGCTACCGCATGTTAAAGAATGCCGGTTATTTACCGCCGGAACTGGAAATACGGCGTGAAGCGCTGGAACTCAATGACTTATTGAAACAGCTTGATCCCGACGAGATAGCCCAAAGTGACCATCTAAAACGCCTGCGCCTGCTTGAAATAAAACTGTTGCAGGCAGGTTTGAACACCGATTTTCTTTCCGGGGAGTATCGTAATGCGATTGCCCAACGTTTTGCAGGAGAGTAA
- the rplQ gene encoding 50S ribosomal protein L17: protein MRHRKSGRQLNRNSSHRQAMFRNMAGSLVRHEIIKTTLPKAKELRRVVEPLITLAKTDSVANRRLAFARTRDNEIVAKLFNELGPRFASRAGGYTRILKCGFRAGDNAPMAYIELVDRPEAQAEAAAE, encoded by the coding sequence ATGCGCCATCGTAAGAGTGGTCGTCAACTGAACCGCAACAGCAGCCATCGTCAGGCTATGTTCCGCAACATGGCCGGCTCTTTGGTTCGTCATGAGATCATCAAGACGACCCTGCCGAAAGCGAAAGAGCTGCGTCGCGTAGTTGAGCCGCTGATTACTCTTGCCAAGACCGACAGCGTAGCTAATCGTCGTCTGGCATTCGCCCGCACTCGTGATAACGAGATCGTGGCAAAACTGTTTAACGAGCTGGGCCCGCGTTTCGCGAGCCGTGCCGGTGGTTACACTCGCATTCTGAAGTGTGGCTTCCGCGCTGGTGACAACGCTCCGATGGCTTACATCGAGCTGGTTGATCGTCCAGAAGCTCAAGCAGAAGCTGCAGCAGAGTAA
- a CDS encoding DNA-directed RNA polymerase subunit alpha — MQGSVTEFLKPRLVDIEQLSSTHAKVTLEPLERGFGHTLGNALRRILLSSMPGCAVTEVEIDGVLHEYSTKEGVQEDILEILLNLKGLAVRVQGKDEVILTLNKSGIGPVTAADITHDGDVEIVKPQHVICHLTDENASINMRIKVQRGRGYVPASARIHSEEDERPIGRLLVDACYSPVDRIAYNVEAARVEQRTDLDKLVIEMETNGTIDPEEAIRRAATILAEQLEAFVDLRDVRQPEVKEEKPEFDPILLRPVDDLELTVRSANCLKAEAIHYIGDLVQRTEVELLKTPNLGKKSLTEIKDVLASRGLSLGMRLENWPPASIADE, encoded by the coding sequence ATGCAGGGTTCTGTGACAGAGTTTCTAAAACCGCGCCTGGTAGATATCGAGCAACTGAGTTCGACGCACGCCAAGGTGACCCTTGAGCCTTTAGAGCGTGGCTTTGGCCATACTCTTGGTAACGCACTGCGCCGTATTCTGCTGTCATCCATGCCGGGTTGCGCGGTGACCGAGGTTGAGATTGATGGTGTACTTCATGAGTACAGCACAAAAGAGGGCGTACAGGAAGATATCCTGGAAATCCTGCTTAACCTGAAAGGGCTGGCGGTAAGAGTTCAGGGTAAAGATGAAGTCATCCTTACGCTGAATAAATCTGGCATTGGCCCTGTGACTGCAGCCGACATTACCCATGATGGTGATGTCGAAATCGTCAAGCCGCAGCACGTGATCTGCCATCTGACCGATGAAAACGCATCTATTAATATGCGTATCAAAGTTCAGCGTGGCCGTGGTTATGTGCCGGCTTCTGCCCGAATTCATTCGGAAGAAGATGAGCGCCCAATCGGTCGTCTGTTAGTCGACGCTTGCTATAGCCCTGTAGACCGTATCGCCTACAATGTTGAAGCTGCGCGCGTGGAACAGCGTACCGACCTGGATAAGCTGGTCATCGAAATGGAAACCAACGGCACAATCGATCCTGAAGAGGCGATTCGTCGTGCGGCTACCATTCTGGCTGAACAACTGGAAGCTTTCGTTGACCTGCGTGATGTGCGTCAGCCGGAAGTTAAAGAAGAGAAACCAGAATTCGATCCGATCCTGCTGCGCCCTGTTGACGATCTGGAATTGACTGTCCGCTCTGCTAACTGCCTTAAGGCAGAAGCTATCCACTACATCGGTGATCTGGTACAGCGTACCGAGGTTGAGCTACTTAAAACGCCTAACCTTGGTAAAAAATCTCTTACTGAGATTAAAGACGTGCTGGCTTCGCGTGGTCTGTCTCTGGGCATGCGCCTGGAAAACTGGCCGCCGGCAAGCATTGCTGATGAATAA
- the rpsD gene encoding 30S ribosomal protein S4, with product MARYLGPKLKLSRREGTDLFLKSGVRAIDSKCKIEQAPGQHGARKPRLSDYGGQLREKQKVRRIYGVLERQFRNYYKEAARLKGNTGENLLQLLEGRLDNVVYRMGFGATRAEARQLVSHKSIMVNGRVVNIASYQVSPNDVVSIREKAKKQSRVKAALELAEQREKPTWLEVDATKMEGVFKRIPERTDLSADINEHLIVELYSK from the coding sequence ATGGCAAGATATTTGGGTCCTAAGCTCAAGCTGAGCCGTCGTGAGGGCACAGACTTATTCCTGAAGTCTGGCGTTCGCGCGATTGATTCCAAGTGTAAGATTGAACAAGCCCCTGGCCAGCACGGTGCGCGTAAACCGCGTCTGTCTGACTACGGCGGTCAGTTACGTGAAAAGCAGAAAGTTCGTCGTATCTACGGCGTGCTTGAGCGTCAGTTCCGTAACTATTACAAAGAAGCAGCGCGTCTGAAAGGCAACACCGGTGAAAACCTGTTACAACTGCTGGAAGGTCGTCTGGACAACGTAGTTTATCGTATGGGCTTTGGTGCCACTCGTGCAGAAGCACGTCAGCTGGTTAGCCATAAATCCATCATGGTAAATGGTCGCGTTGTTAACATCGCTTCTTATCAGGTATCTCCGAATGACGTAGTCAGCATCCGCGAGAAAGCCAAAAAGCAGTCTCGCGTGAAAGCCGCTCTGGAGCTGGCTGAGCAGCGTGAAAAGCCAACCTGGCTGGAAGTTGATGCAACTAAGATGGAAGGTGTGTTCAAACGTATTCCTGAACGTACTGATCTGTCTGCGGACATTAACGAACACCTGATCGTCGAGCTTTACTCCAAGTAA
- the rpsK gene encoding 30S ribosomal protein S11 translates to MAKAPVRARKRVRKQVSDGVAHVHASFNNTIVTITDRQGNALGWATAGGSGFRGSRKSTPFAAQVAAERCAEAVKDYGIKNLEVMVKGPGPGRESTIRALNAAGFRITNITDVTPIPHNGCRPPKKRRV, encoded by the coding sequence ATGGCAAAGGCACCAGTTCGTGCACGTAAGCGTGTAAGAAAACAAGTCTCAGATGGCGTGGCTCATGTCCATGCTTCTTTTAACAACACCATCGTTACCATTACTGACCGTCAGGGTAACGCACTGGGTTGGGCAACTGCCGGTGGTTCCGGTTTCCGTGGTTCTCGTAAATCTACGCCGTTCGCTGCACAGGTTGCTGCTGAGCGTTGCGCAGAGGCCGTGAAAGATTACGGTATCAAGAATCTGGAAGTTATGGTTAAGGGTCCGGGTCCGGGTCGCGAATCTACCATTCGTGCTCTGAACGCCGCAGGTTTCCGCATCACTAATATTACTGATGTGACTCCGATCCCTCACAACGGTTGTCGTCCGCCGAAAAAACGTCGCGTATAA
- the rpsM gene encoding 30S ribosomal protein S13, translating into MARIAGINIPDQKHAVIALTSIYGVGKTRSKAICAAAGIAEDVKISELSEEQIDTLRDEVAKFVVEGDLRREVSMSIKRLMDLGCYRGLRHRRGLPVRGQRTKTNARTRKGPRKPIKK; encoded by the coding sequence GTGGCCCGTATAGCAGGCATTAACATTCCTGATCAGAAACATGCCGTAATCGCATTAACTTCGATCTACGGTGTCGGCAAAACTCGCTCCAAGGCCATCTGTGCTGCTGCGGGTATCGCTGAAGATGTTAAGATCAGTGAGCTGTCTGAAGAACAAATCGACACGCTGCGTGACGAAGTTGCCAAATTTGTCGTTGAAGGTGATCTGCGCCGTGAAGTGAGCATGAGCATCAAGCGTCTGATGGACCTTGGTTGCTATCGCGGTTTGCGTCATCGTCGTGGTCTGCCAGTGCGCGGTCAGCGTACCAAGACCAACGCCCGTACCCGTAAGGGTCCGCGCAAACCGATCAAGAAATAA
- the rpmJ gene encoding 50S ribosomal protein L36 — protein MKVRASVKKLCRNCKIIRRDGVVRVICSAEPKHKQRQG, from the coding sequence ATGAAAGTTCGTGCTTCCGTCAAGAAATTATGTCGTAACTGCAAAATCATTCGTCGCGACGGCGTCGTTCGTGTGATTTGCAGTGCCGAGCCTAAGCATAAACAGCGCCAGGGCTGA
- the secY gene encoding preprotein translocase subunit SecY — MAKQPGLDFQSAKGGFGELKRRLLFVIGALIVFRIGSFIPIPGIDATVLAKLLEQQRGTIIEMFNMFSGGALSRASIFALGIMPYISASIIIQLLTVVHPALAEIKKEGEAGRRKISQYTRYGTLVLAIFQSIGIATGLPNMPGMQGLVINPGFAFYFTAVVSLVTGTMFLMWLGEQITERGIGNGISIIIFAGIVAGLPPAIGHTIEQARQGDLHFLLLLLVAVLVFAVTFFVVFVERGQRRIVVNYAKRQQGRRVYAAQSTHLPLKVNMAGVIPAIFASSIILFPATIASWFGGGTGWNWLTTISMYLQPGQPLYVLLYATAIIFFCFFYTALVFNPRETADNLKKSGAFVPGIRPGEQTAKYIDKVMTRLTLVGALYITFICLIPEFMRDAMKVPFYFGGTSLLIVVVVIMDFMAQVQTLMMSSQYESALKKANLKGYSR; from the coding sequence ATGGCTAAGCAACCAGGATTAGATTTTCAAAGTGCCAAGGGCGGTTTCGGCGAACTGAAACGCAGACTTTTGTTTGTCATCGGTGCGCTGATTGTATTCCGCATTGGCTCTTTTATTCCGATCCCTGGTATCGATGCCACTGTACTTGCCAAACTGCTTGAACAACAGCGTGGCACCATCATTGAAATGTTTAACATGTTCTCTGGTGGTGCATTAAGCCGTGCTTCTATCTTTGCTCTGGGTATTATGCCGTATATTTCGGCATCAATTATTATCCAGCTGTTAACGGTGGTTCATCCCGCCCTGGCAGAAATAAAGAAAGAAGGGGAGGCTGGCCGTCGTAAGATTAGTCAGTACACCCGTTACGGTACTCTGGTGTTGGCTATATTCCAGTCGATCGGTATTGCTACCGGTTTACCGAATATGCCTGGAATGCAGGGCCTGGTAATCAATCCAGGCTTTGCTTTCTACTTCACCGCTGTTGTGAGTCTGGTTACAGGGACGATGTTCCTGATGTGGCTGGGCGAGCAGATTACTGAACGAGGTATTGGTAACGGTATCTCGATCATAATCTTTGCTGGTATTGTTGCGGGGCTTCCGCCGGCCATTGGCCATACCATCGAGCAAGCGCGGCAAGGCGACCTGCACTTCCTTCTGTTGCTGTTGGTTGCAGTTCTCGTATTTGCAGTGACCTTCTTCGTTGTTTTCGTTGAGCGTGGTCAACGCCGCATTGTGGTGAACTATGCGAAACGTCAGCAAGGCCGTCGTGTCTATGCTGCACAGAGTACACATTTACCATTGAAAGTGAATATGGCAGGGGTTATCCCGGCAATTTTCGCCTCAAGCATTATTCTGTTTCCAGCTACCATTGCTTCATGGTTTGGTGGCGGTACAGGGTGGAACTGGCTGACAACTATTTCGATGTATTTGCAGCCAGGACAGCCGCTTTATGTGCTACTCTATGCGACTGCAATCATCTTCTTCTGTTTCTTCTATACGGCGTTGGTTTTCAATCCGCGAGAAACAGCAGATAACCTGAAGAAGTCTGGTGCATTTGTACCAGGAATTCGTCCGGGAGAGCAAACGGCGAAGTACATCGATAAAGTGATGACGCGTCTGACGCTAGTTGGTGCGCTCTACATTACTTTCATCTGCCTGATCCCGGAGTTCATGCGTGATGCGATGAAAGTACCGTTCTACTTCGGTGGAACCTCACTGCTTATCGTCGTTGTGGTCATCATGGACTTTATGGCTCAAGTGCAAACTCTGATGATGTCCAGTCAGTACGAGTCTGCATTGAAGAAAGCAAACCTGAAAGGCTATAGCCGCTAA
- the rplO gene encoding 50S ribosomal protein L15 produces the protein MRLNTLSPAEGSKQAGKRLGRGIGSGLGKTGGRGHKGQNSRSGGGVRRGFEGGQMPLYRRLPKFGFTSRKAMVTAEVRLSELAKVEGGIVDLNTLKAANIIGTQIEFAKVILSGEVSAPVTVRGLRVTKGARAAIEAAGGTIEE, from the coding sequence ATGCGTTTGAATACTCTGTCTCCCGCCGAAGGCTCAAAACAGGCGGGTAAACGCCTGGGTCGTGGTATCGGTTCTGGTCTCGGTAAAACCGGCGGCCGTGGTCACAAAGGTCAGAACTCTCGTTCTGGCGGTGGCGTACGTCGTGGTTTCGAAGGCGGCCAGATGCCGCTGTACCGTCGTCTGCCGAAATTCGGCTTCACTTCTCGTAAAGCAATGGTAACAGCGGAAGTTCGTCTGTCCGAGCTGGCGAAAGTGGAAGGCGGTATCGTTGACCTGAATACGCTGAAAGCAGCAAACATCATCGGTACTCAGATCGAATTCGCGAAAGTGATTCTGTCTGGCGAAGTTTCTGCACCGGTTACGGTTCGCGGTCTGCGTGTCACTAAAGGCGCTCGTGCTGCAATCGAAGCTGCTGGCGGTACAATTGAGGAATAA
- the rpmD gene encoding 50S ribosomal protein L30: MAKTIKITQTRSAIGRLPKHKATLLGLGLRRIGHTVEREDTPAVRGMVNAISYMVKVEE, encoded by the coding sequence ATGGCAAAGACGATCAAAATTACACAAACCCGTAGTGCAATCGGCCGTTTGCCTAAGCATAAGGCAACGCTGCTTGGCCTGGGTCTGCGTCGCATTGGTCATACCGTTGAGCGTGAAGACACGCCTGCTGTACGCGGTATGGTTAACGCTATTTCCTATATGGTTAAAGTGGAGGAGTAA
- the rpsE gene encoding 30S ribosomal protein S5 encodes MAHIEKQAGELQEKLIAVNRVSKTVKGGRIFSFTALTVVGDGNGRVGFGYGKAREVPAAIQKAMEKARRNMINVALTNGTLQHPVKGAHTGSRVFMQPASEGTGIIAGGAMRAVLEVAGVHNVLAKTYGSTNPINVVRATIDGLENMKSPEMVAAKRGKSVEDILG; translated from the coding sequence ATGGCACACATCGAGAAACAAGCTGGCGAACTGCAGGAAAAACTGATCGCGGTAAACCGTGTATCTAAAACTGTTAAAGGTGGCCGTATTTTCTCCTTCACCGCACTGACTGTAGTGGGTGATGGTAACGGTCGCGTAGGTTTTGGTTACGGTAAAGCGCGTGAAGTACCGGCAGCGATCCAGAAAGCGATGGAAAAAGCCCGTCGCAACATGATTAACGTCGCGCTGACTAACGGCACCCTGCAGCACCCGGTTAAAGGTGCACACACAGGTTCCCGTGTGTTCATGCAACCGGCTTCTGAAGGTACCGGTATTATTGCCGGTGGTGCAATGCGCGCCGTCCTGGAAGTCGCTGGAGTTCATAACGTTCTGGCTAAAACCTATGGTTCCACCAACCCGATTAACGTGGTTCGTGCAACTATTGATGGCCTGGAAAATATGAAATCTCCGGAAATGGTCGCTGCCAAGCGTGGTAAATCCGTTGAAGACATTCTGGGGTAA
- the rplR gene encoding 50S ribosomal protein L18, with the protein MDKKSARIRRATRARRKIKELGATRLVVHRTPRHIYAQVIAPNGSEVLVAASTVEKAISEQLKYTGNKDAASAVGKAIAERALEKGIKDVAFDRSGFQYHGRVQALAEAAREAGLQF; encoded by the coding sequence ATGGATAAGAAATCTGCTCGTATCCGTCGTGCGACCCGCGCACGTCGCAAGATCAAAGAGCTGGGTGCTACTCGCCTGGTGGTACATCGTACCCCGCGTCATATTTACGCACAGGTCATCGCCCCGAACGGCTCTGAAGTTCTGGTTGCTGCTTCTACTGTAGAAAAAGCTATCTCTGAACAACTGAAGTACACCGGCAACAAAGACGCTGCGTCTGCTGTAGGTAAAGCTATCGCTGAGCGCGCGCTGGAAAAAGGCATCAAAGACGTTGCTTTCGACCGTTCCGGTTTCCAATATCATGGTCGCGTCCAGGCACTGGCAGAAGCTGCCCGTGAAGCTGGCCTTCAGTTCTAA